A single genomic interval of Camelina sativa cultivar DH55 chromosome 11, Cs, whole genome shotgun sequence harbors:
- the LOC104723116 gene encoding rRNA biogenesis protein RRP36-like has product MKGADKFEASSSRIVFEDSEEDLSCSSVSSADEEEEETEKELTFEEIHKLRADGSKPVTRKPNQVKKMGRANKNRPVELNSKKPVSRYREVIHVPKKVIVKHLHLCFSLCVLSLQVFDLVGET; this is encoded by the exons ATGAAGGGAGCTGATAAGTTTGAAGCGAGCTCGAGTAGGATAGTGTTTGAGGACAGTGAAGAAGACCTCTCGTGTTCATCTGTGTCTTCTGCAGATGAGGAG gaagaagaaacagagaaagagttgACATTTGAGGAAATACATAAGTTGCGAGCTGATGGGTCTAAGCCAGTTACCAGGAAACCAAATCAAGTGAAGAAAATGGGTCGTGCTAACAAAAACAG ACCAGTGGAGTTGAATTCTAAAAAACCTGTAAGTCGTTATAGAGAAGTGATTCATGTTCCAAAGAAGGTAATTGTGAAACATTTgcatctctgtttctctttatGTGTTCTCTCTCTCCAAGTGTTTGATCTTGTGGGTGAAACTTGA
- the LOC104723115 gene encoding uncharacterized protein LOC104723115, which translates to MEEPGQETSIPGCRQTSVKNLFKSALRCLLTACSRQDFFYILSKFSGGEQERLYRLYTQVVVKLHKTLEACFDEHCHKTQVGPILDTVEQLIEEQNLDPLFSDKTDVMAIANDLTTVKKNEIQRLTALLQRAEEQNRQKEARISLLKEQTQDFSDAIARIEKLKAGFSGYFEGKDKLPPI; encoded by the exons ATGGAGGAACCGGGTCAAGAAACGAGTATTCCGGGTTGTAGACAAACGAGTGtgaaaaatttattcaaatccGCTCTTCGATGTCTTCTCACTGCTTGCTCCAGACAG gattttttttatattttatcgaAATTTAGTGGGGGTGAGCAAGAAAGGCTTTATCGGTTATATACTcag GTTGTTGTGAAATTGCATAAGACATTAGAG GCATGTTTTGATGAACACTGTCACAAAACTCAG GTTGGACCAATTCTTGATACAGTCGAACAGCTGATCGAAGAACAGAATTTGGATCCCTTGTTTTCAGATAA GACGGATGTAATGGCAATAGCAAATGATCTTACAACAGTAAAGAAGAATGAGATACAAAGGTTAACAGCTTTGCTCCAAAGG GCTGAAGAACAGAATCGCCAGAAGGAAGCCCGAATCAGCCTGCTCAAAGAACAAACACAAGATTTCTCAGACGCAATTGCCAGAATCGAAAAG CTGAAAGCTGGGTTCTCGGGCTACTTTGAAGGAAAGGACAAGCTACCTCCAATATAG